In the Scomber japonicus isolate fScoJap1 chromosome 18, fScoJap1.pri, whole genome shotgun sequence genome, one interval contains:
- the rps2 gene encoding 40S ribosomal protein S2, with protein MADDAGGRGGFRGGFGAGGRGRGRGRGRGRGRGRGARGGKSEDKEWVPVTKLGRLVKDMKIKSLEEIYLYSLPIKESEIIDFFLGSGLKDEVLKIMPVQKQTRAGQRTRFKAFVAIGDYNGHVGLGVKCSKEVATAIRGAIILAKLSIVPVRRGYWGNKIGKPHTVPCKVTGRCGSVLVRLIPAPRGTGIVSAPVPKKLLMMAGIDDCYTSARGCTATLGNFAKATFDAISKTYSYLTPDLWKETIFTKSPYQEFTDHLAKTHTRVSVQRGQAVQAAPTS; from the exons ATGGCGGACGACGCCGGTGGTAGAGGAGGTTTTCGCGGAGGTTTTGGGGCAGGCGGCCGCGGCCGGGGCCGTGGACGCGGCAGAGGCCGTGGCAGGGGCCGCGGTGCTCGGGGTGGCAAGTCCGAGGACAAGGAG tgggTGCCAGTCACCAAGCTGGGCCGCCTTGTTAAGGACATGAAGATCAAGTCCCTGGAGGAGATCTACCTGTACTCTCTGCCCATCAAA GAGTCTGAGATCATCGACTTCTTCTTGGGTTCTGGTTTGAAGGATGAGGTGCTGAAGATCATGCCCGTCCAGAAGCAGACCAGGGCTGGTCAGCGCACCAGGTTCAAG GCCTTTGTCGCCATTGGAGACTACAACGGCCACGTGGGTCTGGGAGTGAAGTGCTCCAAGGAGGTGGCCACAGCCATCCGTGGAGCCATCATCCTGGCCAAGCTGTCCATTGTCCCTGTCAGGAGAGGTTACTGGGGTAACAAGATCGGTAAGCCCCACACCGTTCCCTGCAAGGTGACTGGACGCTGCGGCTCTGTCCTGGTGCGTCTCATCCCTGCTCCCCGTGGTACCGGAATCGTGTCCGCTCCTGTGCCCAAAAAGCTGCTCATGATGGCTGGTATCGATGACTGCTACACCTCCGCAAGGGGCTGCACTGCCACCCTTGGCAACTTTG CTAAGGCCACCTTTGATGCCATCTCCAAGACTTACAGCTACCTGACCCCTGATCTCTGGAAGGAGACCATCTTCACCAAGTCTCCCTACCAG GAGTTCACTGACCATCTGGCCAAGACTCACACCAGGGTGTCTGTTCAGAGGGGCCAGGCTGTGCAGGCAGCTCCCACCTCCTAA
- the LOC128378231 gene encoding 60S ribosomal protein L3-like: protein MSHRKFHAPRHGHMGFLPRKRSRKQRGKVRTWPKDDPSHPVHLTAFLGYKAGMTQTLREIHRVGLKQSKREEIEAVTIIETPPIIVMGVVGYIRTVRGLRTFKTIFAEHLSDECKRRFYKNWYKSKKKAFTKYSKKWQEETGKKQLDKDFALIKKYCSVVRVIVHSQMRLLPIKQKKAHITEVQLNGGSISDKVDWAKERLEQAVPVFAVFNQDEMIDVIGVTRGHGFKGVTSRWHTKKLPRKTHKGLRKVACIGAWHPARVNYTIARAGQKGYHHRTELNKKIYRIGKAVHIQDGKVIRNNGSTNYDTSQKTITPMGGFPHYGEVNNDFIMVKGSVVGAKKRVLTLRKSLLVHTSRKSKEAIELKLIDTTSKFGHGRFQTAQEKRAFMGPLKKDALKKLPEPLPEEA, encoded by the exons ATG TCTCATCGCAAATTCCATGCCCCCCGCCATGGGCACATGGGTTTTCTGCCCCGCAAGCGCAGCAGGAAACAAAGGGGTAAGGTACGTACATGGCCCAAAGATGACCCCAGCCATCCTGTCCACCTCACTGCCTTCCTGGGATACAAGGCTGGCATGACCCAAACCCTCAGAGAGATTCACCGTGTTGGCCTCA AGCAATCAAAGCGAGAGGAAATAGAGGCTGTCACCATCATTGAGACTCCCCCGATCATCGTGATGGGGGTTGTGGGATACATTCGGACTGTGCGTGGCTTGCGTACCTTTAAGACCATCTTTGCCGAGCATCTCAGTGACGAATGCAAGCGCAGATTTTACAAAAactg GTACAAGAGCAAGAAGAAGGCTTTCACCAAATACAGTAAGAAGTGGCAGGAggagacaggaaaaaaacagctggacaaGGATTTTGCCTTGATAAAGAAATACTGTTCAGTTGTCAGGGTTATTGTTCACTCCCAG ATGCGATTGCTGCCTATAAAGCAGAAAAAGGCCCACATCACGGAGGTGCAGCTAAATGGGGGAAGCATCTCGGACAAGGTGGATTGGGCAAAGGAGCGTCTGGAGCAGGCTGTGCCCGTTTTTGCCGTCTTCAACCAGGATGAGATGATCGATGTCATTGGTGTCACCAGGGGTCATGGCTTCAAAG GTGTAACAAGTCGCTGGCACACAAAGAAGCTCCCAAGGAAGACTCACAAGGGTCTGAGGAAGGTTGCCTGTATTGGAGCCTGGCATCCTGCTCGTGTAAACTACACCATAGCTCGTGCTGGTCAGAAGGGCTATCATCACCGTACGGAGCTCAACAAGAAG ATCTACCGTATTGGTAAGGCTGTCCACATCCAGGATGGTAAGGTGATCCGGAACAACGGTTCCACTAACTACGACACCAGCCAGAAGACTATTACCCCCATG GGAGGCTTCCCACACTATGGTGAAGTGAATAATGATTTTATCATGGTGAAAGGCTCTGTTGTCGGAGCTAAGAAACGTGTCCTCACCCTTCGAAAG TCTTTGCTTGTGCACACATCTCGCAAATCCAAGGAGGCTATTGAGCTCAAGTTAATTGACACCACTTCCAAGTTTGGACATGGTCGCTTCCAGACTGCCCAGGAGAAGAGGGCTTTTATG GGGCCACTGAAGAAGGATGCCCTGAAGAAACTGCCAGAGCCTCTGCCAGAAGAGGCCTGA
- the ndufb10 gene encoding NADH dehydrogenase [ubiquinone] 1 beta subcomplex subunit 10: protein MPSDYDKEAYPEPPRQTPAVDKQTALPNPALILSKLFYYSVDLPVTTIRGVVDGIRANNRSVYYHQKFRRVPDLTECQEGDYLCYYEAEMQWRRDYKVDQEIVKVVQERLRACQQREGSSYEQNCAREIDQFHETTKNFQSRYGDLGAYASGRKCLMKQKERMMAAAQTQTA, encoded by the exons ATGCCTTCAGACTATGATAAAGAAGCATATCCGGAGCCTCCTCGGCAGACTCCGGCTGTGGACAAACAGACAGCACTGCCAAACCCTGCTCTGATTTTGTCTAAACTCTTCTATTACTCCGTGGACCTGCCTGTCACCACAATTCGAG GTGTTGTTGATGGCATCCGGGCTAATAACAGGTCGGTCTACTACCACCAGAAGTTCCGCCGTGTCCCCGACCTGACCGAGTGCCAGGAGGGAGATTACCTCTGCTACTATGAAGCAGAGATGCAGTGGAGGAGAGACTA TAAAGTGGACCAGGAGATTGTAAAGGTGGTCCAGGAACGTCTGAGGGCCTGCCAGCAGAGGGAAGGATCCAGCTATGAGCAGAACTGTGCCAGGGAGATAGACCAGTTCCACGAGACAACAAAGAACTTCCAATCACGCT ATGGGGACCTGGGAGCGTACGCCAGCGGGAGGAAATGTCTAATGAAGCAAAAAGAAAGGATGATGGCGGCAGCTCAGACCCAGACAGCTTAA
- the rnf151 gene encoding RING finger protein 151 — MADPEVSTQSGGYDVELFVDTPDYDLICTICQGVLRCPVRAACHHIFCKKCILQWLKRQETCPCCRKPVNPSLIFVMFKLSKSIGRMKIKCKNEIRGCAETFPLSEQYCHSMSCLYELIPCPYQGCRAQLLRRDLDTHARHCDHWRQPCHMGCGTILSHRTEAQHNCYKQLRQEYEARQRNHRAIATALQRKMRRMQSTMAHMKRQIGLICESLEVMDDLHEVEEEDIGESSGSSSGTPSSNNSNC, encoded by the exons ATG GCGGATCCAGAGGTGTCAACACAGAGTGGGGGCTATGATGTGGAGCTGTTTGTGGACACTCCAGACTACGATCTGATCTGCACCATCTGCCAGGGGGTCCTCAGGTGTCCAGTAAGAGCTGCGTGTCACCACATCTTCTGCAAGAAATGCATCTTACAGTGGCTGAAGAG ACAGGAGACCTGCCCCTGCTGCAGGAAGCCGGTGAACCCGAGCTTGATCTTTGTCATGTTCAAGCTGAGCAAATCTATCGGACGCATGAAGATCAAG TGTAAGAATGAGATCCGCGGTTGTGCAGAGACCTTCCCCCTCTCGGAGCAGTACTGTCACAGCATGAGCTGTCTATACGAGCTCATCCCCTGCCCGTACCAGGGCTGCCGAGCGCAGCTCCTCCGCAGGGACCTGGACACCCACGCACGCCACTGCGATCACTGGCGCCAACCCTGCCATATGGGCTGTGGCACGATACTCTCCCACCGCACAGAGGCGCAACACAACTGTTACAAGCAGCTGAGGCAGGAGTACGAAGCCAGGCAGAGGAACCACAGGGCCATCGCCACTGCCCTGCAGAGGAAAATGAGGAGGATGCAGAGCACCATGGCACACATGAAGAGGCAGATAGGGCTCATCTGTGAGAGCCTCGAGGTGATGGACGACCTGcacgaggtggaggaggaggacattGGAGAGAGCAGCGGCAGCTCCAGTGGGACTCCAAGTAGCAACAACAGCAACTGCTGA
- the LOC128378230 gene encoding testis-expressed protein 2-like, whose product MEESKLIFSLDSHDEGPTVAFSKDRESRADLSLGIDLDLGQGHRSQLPFLPHSPSSPGSLADLSASSAGLLVTTNLVKSSSTDLEPRESSSLRSKPLLSLVKSLSTEISRRVEPEVNLSKSDSKLHLHPWKQLTQPKILEARPEARGLNENDGWGSPTSTGSLSPIEPRGSSLIAELEDTRRKFSEAMQDPLSMLSKIMGDESSGSPKQGRGSGVGDSPASQGSSGREGGSEDAELKCRRRPDGEQRGVRDTPLKRLQKGSLIKSSPEHQSRDSHLEIRTYGDMIQVVELQNGSRGAHHRTYSQSRGRIPGSSLPLHWLFPVGLLAYAFLVLPLPSYVTGLSLGVACGFILGLVVVFMFAPRRSVARSNSCFRKARSLNMDPLDGKLTNPEILEGWMNETHIYDPEMFHPSIMHSVYVTLEGTRLRLAYPRANIPRWAAFDEMPHEATFLRSCTYQLANCKVSLIPPGLARKRVWNKKYPICITLAEGEVGEESLIEGQEEEEKAERHTVPDHQLPVILYLFSRTGREKEEWFQHFLSVSRAGARSSMSSKDNTDFICGGDAIKESTEELHDLLGTMQAKTLLDYSIYMTQLVGSESCNPTPSPCHSDKGSPTTHKKIHNEEHSSGGQTGAESSAGSEAGGCSAEGQPTWVNSLVGRIFWDFLREKYWTDQVAHKIQKKLSKIKLPYFMNELTLADLDMGTCLPQVLSTSKPTLDRRGLWLELELVYTGCLQMTLETKMNLCKLGKEGEEEAHTVPETQQVGSKPRLCILADSDEESSSAGSSDEEEAPPSEPQGAVGDRSTVVTADGHTGGSTSRKILRFVDKITKSKYFQKATENEYIKKKIAEVSNMPLMLSVEVLELSGTLAINIPPPPTDRIWYSFRVPPRLDLHVRPMLGEREVTFTHVTEWIEKKLQCEFQKVFVMPNMDDLYLPLMTSGLDNPPTSCHSSIHSSSHQSSMESQEYMSE is encoded by the exons ATGGAGGAGAGTAAGCTCATCTTCAGCCTGGACAGCCATGATGAGGGTCCAACTGTGGCCTTTTCCAAAGACAGGGAGAGCCGGGCTGACCTCAGCCTGGGGATCGATTTGGATCTGGGCCAAGGCCATCGCTCGCAGCTTCCCTTCCTGCCTCATTCCCCCTCCTCTCCAGGCTCTTTAGCTGACCTGTCAGCATCATCAGCAGGCCTGCTCGTCACCACCAACCTGGTCAAATCCTCCTCCACAGATCTGGAGCCCAGGGAGAGCAGCTCTCTAAGAAGCAAACCTCTCCTCAGCTTGGTTAAGTCCCTGAGCACGGAGATCTCCCGCCGGGTTGAGCCGGAGGTCAACCTCTCCAAGTCTGACTCCAAGCTGCATTTGCATCCATGGAAACAGCTTACTCAGCCAAAGATCCTTGAGGCCCGGCCTGAAGCAAGAGGACTGAATGAGAATGATGGCTGGGGGTCACCTACATCCACAGGCAGCTTGTCTCCCATTGAGCCCAGGGGTAGCTCACTGATCGCTGAGCTGGAGGACACACGGAGGAAGTTTTCTGAGGCCATGCAGGATCCCTTGAGCATGCTGAGTAAGATCATGGGGGACGAAAGTTCTGGCAGCCCCAAGCAGGGCAGGGGTTCTGGTGTAGGAGACTCACCAGCCTCCCAAGGAAGCAGTGGACGAGAGGGGGGCAGTGAAGATGCAGAACTCAAGTGCCGGAGGAGACCtgatggagagcagagaggtGTGCGTGACACTCCTCTTAAAAGACTCCAAAAGGGCTCCTTAATAAAATCCTCACCAGAACATCAGAGCAGAGACAGCCATTTGGAGATCCGTACTTATGGAGACATGATTCAGGTAGTGGAACTTCAGAATGGATCCAGAGGGGCACACCACAGAACTTACAGTCAGTCTCGGGGCAGGATCCCAGGCTCATCATTGCCTCTTCACTGGCTCTTCCCAGTGGGACTTCTAGCTTATGCGTTCTTGGTGCTGCCCCTACCCTCCTATGTGACAGGTCTGTCTTTGGGAGTCGCATGTGGCTTCATATTGGGGCTGGTGGTAGTGTTCATGTTTGCCCCACGACGCTCAGTTGCCAGGAGCAACTCTTGTTTCAGAAAGGCCAGGTCCCTGAACATGGATCCACTCGATGGAAAGCTTACAAATCCAGAAATCCTGGAG GGCTGGATGAATGAGACACACATTTACGACCCTGAGATGTTCCACCCCTCCATCATGCACTCTGTGTATGTCACCCTTGAGGGCACCCGGCTGCGACTGGCATACCCACGTGCCAACATCCCCCGGTGGGCAGCATTCGACGAGATGCCCCATGAGGCCACATTTTTGCGCTCCTGCACCTACCAGCTGGCTAACTGTAAG GTGTCTCTCATACCTCCTGGTTTGGCCCGCAAGAGGGTGTGGAACAAGAAATACCCCATCTGCATCACTCTGGCTGAGGGggaggtaggggaggaaagtcTGATCGAAGggcaagaagaggaagaaaaagcagagagaCACACCGTACCGGACCACCAGCTTCCTGTCATCCTCTACCTGTTTAGTCGCacaggaagggagaaggaggagtggttccagcacttcctgtctgtttccagGGCCGGAGCCAGGAGCAGTATGAGCAGTAAGGACAACACAG ATTTTATATGTGGTGGAGATGCCATTAAAGAAAGCACAGAGGAGCTGCACGACTTGCTAGGGACTATGCAAGCTAAAACATTATTGGACTACAGCATATATATGACACAACTGGTTGGCTCAGAGAGTTGCAATCCCACACCCAGCCCCTGCCACAGTGATAAGGGAAGCCCCACAACCCACAAAAAG ATTCACAATGAAGAGCACAGTTCTGGAGGTCAAACTGGAGCTGAGTCAAGTGCGGGCTCAGAGGCAGGGGGATGCTCTGCAGAGGGGCAGCCCACCTGGGTGAACTCCCTAGTGGGCAGGATCTTCTGGGACTTTCTCCGGGAGAAGTATTGGACCGATCAGGTGGCACACAAAATCCAGAAGAAACTCAGCAAGATCAAG TTGCCGTACTTTATGAATGAGCTGACTCTGGCTGATCTGGACATGGGTACCTGCCTACCCCAGGTCCTCAGCACCTCCAAACCTACATTGGACCGCAGAG GCCTGTGGCTGGAGCTGGAGTTAGTGTACACAGGCTGCCTTCAGATGACCCTGGAGACTAAGATGAACCTGTGTAAATTGGgtaaagagggagaggaggaggctcACACTGTTCCAGAGACCCAACAAGTGGG CTCAAAACCCAGGCTGTGTATACTAGCCGATAGTGATGAAGAGTCATCCAGCGCAGGCTCGTCTGATGAGGAGGAAGCCCCTCCTTCTGAGCCCCAGGGGGCTGTGGGAGATAGGAGCACAGTGGTAACAGCTGATGG GCACACTGGTGGCAGTACAAGTAGGAAGATCCTGAGAtttgtggacaaaataacaaagTCCAAATACTTTCAGAAGGCCACAGAGAacgagtacatcaagaagaaaatAGCTGAGGTGTCCAACATGCCTCTGATGCTTAGTGTTGAGGTCCTGGAGCTCTCTGGAACTCTTGCCATCAatatccctcctcctcctactgaCAGGATATG GTACAGTTTCCGAGTGCCTCCTAGGTTAGACCTTCATGTGCGCCCCATGCTTGGGGAGAGGGAGGTCACCTTCACTCATGTCACTGAGTGGATTGAGAAAAAACTGCAGTGTGAGTTCCAG AAAGTGTTTGTCATGCCCAATATGGATGATTTATATCTGCCACTGATGACATCTGGCCTGGACAACCCACCTACATCTTGCCATTCTTCAATCCATTCCTCATCCCACCAGTCCTCCATGGAGTCCCAGGAGTACATGTCAGAGTAA